GGCGGCCTCAGTGACCGAGACACCGTCGTCGACCAGGCGGCGCAGCGTGGCCAGTTCGGCGGGGCCGCTAGCGCGGGGGCGGCCGGTCTTGATGGACATGCGAGATCAGGAGCTCGTCGCCGACCCCGGAGATCCCTGGCCTGACCTTCTGTATTGTCGAAGGGCCTGGCGCGGATCTATTGGGACAAACCGGTCCGTCAGTTCGTCAGTGTGAGCGGGTTGACCAGGTCGGCGTAGACGAGCAGGCCTGCCATGATCATCATCGCCAGTGCAGCCGCGTACGTCAGCGGCAGCAGCTTGGCGATGTCGACGTGCTTGGGCTTCGGCCGCCGCATGATCTTGGCGTAGGCCCGTTTGAGGCCCTCCCAGAGGCCGCCCGCGATGTGTCCGCCGTCGAGCGGCAGCAGCGGGATCAGGTTGAACATGC
The Nonomuraea helvata genome window above contains:
- a CDS encoding helix-turn-helix domain-containing protein; protein product: MSIKTGRPRASGPAELATLRRLVDDGVSVTEAARTLEIGRSTAYAALAQR